A part of Pectinophora gossypiella chromosome Z, ilPecGoss1.1, whole genome shotgun sequence genomic DNA contains:
- the LOC126379837 gene encoding protein snail homolog Sna-like, translating into MPRCYMVKKGVQRHEGPPPCSPTEASVAPPCYSPAEHSALTEPRAAEYAELGVAQCPVGERSAADTEAAHELLSLAQSLPPLPPAAVVTVLTEPVLPVYTYTIQPTNIYILADEPPEPVYTTVQTASPVQTVQTVEFVEPQVNYITYQNDEAPAEYIEQYVEPLSDYTTVPQEIIIETTTETDPEPEEESPPPRRSLSRKGKPAKYDCNECGKRYATSSNLSRHKQTHRSLDSQSAKRCGECGKAYVSMPALAMHVLTHRMGHVCGVCGKQFSRPWLLRGHLRSHTGEKPYSCAECGKAFADRSNLRAHLQTHSADKKYECDRCGKSFALKSYMNKHQEAACVRSDDE; encoded by the exons ATGCCGCGCTGCTACATGGTGAAGAAAGGCGTGCAGAGGCACGAAGGCCCTCCACCCTGCAGCCCGACGGAGGCCAGCGTGGCGCCGCCCTGCTACAGCCCGGCTGAACACTCTGCACTAACAG aaCCGCGAGCGGCGGAGTATGCGGAGTTGGGCGTGGCGCAGTGCCCGGTGGGCGAGCGGTCGGCGGCCGACACGGAGGCTGCGCACGAGCTGCTGTCGCTGGCACAGAGCCTGCCGCCCCTGCCGCCCGCTGCCGTCGTCACCGTGCTCACCGAGCCTGTGTTGCCCGTCTATACCTACACCATACAACCCACTAACATCTACATACTCGCCGACGAGCCTCCCGAGCCCGTCTACACCACCGTGCAGACTGCCTCCCCCGTGCAAACCGTACAAACAGTTGAATTTGTCGAGCCACAGGTCAATTATATCACTTATCAAAACGACGAGGCTCCGGCAGAGTATATCGAGCAGTATGTTGAACCCTTATCCGACTACACGACAGTACCACAAGAGATCATAATAGAAACAACGACCGAAACTGACCCGGAGCCTGAAGAAGagtcgccgccgccgcgccgctcgcTCTCACGCAAAGGAAAACCTGCCAAGTACGACTGCAATGAATGCGGTAAGCGCTATGCGACCTCTTCGAATCTCTCACGACACAAACAGACCCATCGCAGCTTGGATTCGCAGTCGGCCAAGCGGTGCGGCGAGTGTGGCAAGGCGTACGTGTCGATGCCGGCGCTGGCGATGCACGTACTGACGCACCGCATGGGCCACGTGTGCGGCGTGTGCGGCAAACAGTTCTCGCGGCCGTGGCTGCTGCGCGGGCACCTGCGCTCGCACACCGGCGAGAAGCCGTACAGCTGCGCCGAGTGCGGCAAGGCGTTCGCCGACCGCTCTAACCTGCGCGCACACCTGCAGACGCACTCCGCCGACAAGAAGTACGAGTGCGACCGGTGCGGCAAGAGCTTCGCCCTCAAGAGCTACATGAACAAGCACCAGGAGGCGGCGTGCGTGCGCTCCGACGATGAGTag